A single genomic interval of Mycobacterium sp. DL592 harbors:
- a CDS encoding DUF1295 domain-containing protein, which produces MSVHRSKAQSLLVVTVAYVLAIAAGAAWLVWGPSATGSLLLDAFIADVLATLVIFVFSRAYKNSSFYDAFWSVIPPLLLLYWWAAGPLGLDSVRCWLVTIVVVYWAIRLTGNWVYGFPGLHHEDWRYPLLRDSAGRWEFLADLFGIHLVPTVQVFLGMLPVYIAVTTPGDGLVWLSWVALVVGVAAVTLELVADTQMHRFVAAKQPGAVMDQGLWAWSRHPNYLGELGFWVSMALFGVAASPADWWWLFVGVAAMLAMFLGASIPLMEKRSLERRPHYQAVIDTVPKLIPRPPRKAVA; this is translated from the coding sequence ATGTCGGTGCACCGAAGCAAGGCGCAGTCACTTCTGGTGGTCACCGTGGCCTACGTGCTCGCCATCGCGGCCGGTGCGGCGTGGTTGGTGTGGGGACCCTCGGCCACCGGCAGTCTGCTGCTCGACGCGTTCATCGCCGACGTGCTGGCCACCCTGGTGATCTTCGTCTTCAGCCGGGCATACAAGAACTCCAGCTTCTACGACGCGTTCTGGAGCGTGATCCCGCCGCTGCTGCTGCTGTATTGGTGGGCGGCCGGCCCGCTGGGGTTGGACTCCGTCCGCTGCTGGCTGGTGACCATCGTGGTCGTGTACTGGGCGATTCGGCTCACCGGCAACTGGGTCTACGGCTTCCCCGGCCTACACCACGAGGACTGGCGCTACCCACTGCTGCGCGACAGCGCGGGCCGCTGGGAGTTCCTCGCCGACCTGTTCGGCATCCACCTGGTGCCGACCGTGCAGGTGTTCCTCGGCATGCTGCCGGTCTACATCGCGGTCACGACCCCCGGCGACGGGCTGGTGTGGCTGAGCTGGGTGGCGCTGGTCGTCGGCGTCGCGGCGGTGACCCTCGAGCTGGTCGCCGACACCCAGATGCACCGTTTCGTGGCCGCCAAACAGCCTGGGGCCGTGATGGATCAGGGACTGTGGGCGTGGTCGCGGCATCCCAACTACCTCGGCGAGCTGGGCTTCTGGGTCTCGATGGCGCTATTCGGTGTGGCCGCCTCCCCGGCTGACTGGTGGTGGCTGTTCGTGGGGGTGGCGGCCATGCTCGCCATGTTCCTCGGCGCGAGCATCCCGTTGATGGAGAAGCGCAGCCTCGAGCGCCGCCCGCACTACCAGGCCGTCATCGACACCGTGCCCAAGCTGATTCCGCGCCCGCCGCGCAAGGCCGTCGCGTGA
- a CDS encoding FAD-dependent oxidoreductase, with amino-acid sequence MSRPRVVIAGLGDSGVLTAIKLSRHADIVGISVKPGLVSGQELGLRVARPKDWARDNWIPFEKFRGLDRVRTVQATLTGVDFEHRVVHAQAPDGTPVEEPYDVLVISTGVSNGFWRKPTVQTPEEIAADLTVTHDRLAAARSVIVVGGGAAAVSTVANLAITWPDKKVDLYYPHERPLVEHHPRTWEQLQDKLIKLRVGLHPGHRAVIPDGFECNEITAEPVQWSTGQPAATADAVIWAIGKVRPNTSWLPPELLDDDGFIKVTPELRVCGHERVFAIGDVAATDPLRASARARADGMLAHNIRAELEGGTLKTYRAPRRRWGSVVGIQPDGLEVFAPNGRKFRFPAWSIDRLLMPLIVRRGIYGGVRQNRPPL; translated from the coding sequence GTGAGCCGGCCGCGGGTCGTCATCGCGGGACTGGGCGACAGCGGGGTGCTCACCGCGATCAAGCTGTCCCGGCACGCCGACATCGTCGGGATCTCGGTCAAACCCGGACTGGTCAGCGGCCAGGAACTCGGCCTGCGGGTGGCCCGGCCCAAGGACTGGGCCCGCGACAACTGGATTCCGTTCGAGAAGTTCCGCGGCCTCGACCGGGTGCGCACCGTGCAGGCCACCCTGACCGGGGTGGACTTCGAACACCGTGTGGTCCACGCCCAGGCCCCGGACGGCACCCCGGTCGAGGAGCCCTACGACGTTCTGGTGATCTCCACCGGGGTGAGCAACGGGTTCTGGCGCAAACCGACAGTGCAGACCCCCGAGGAGATCGCCGCCGACCTCACAGTCACCCACGACCGGCTGGCCGCGGCGCGCTCGGTGATCGTCGTCGGCGGCGGGGCGGCGGCGGTCAGCACCGTGGCCAACCTGGCCATCACGTGGCCTGACAAGAAGGTCGACCTCTACTACCCGCACGAGCGCCCACTGGTCGAGCACCACCCGAGAACGTGGGAACAGTTGCAGGACAAGCTGATCAAGCTCCGGGTGGGCCTGCACCCCGGCCACCGGGCGGTGATTCCCGACGGCTTCGAGTGCAACGAGATCACCGCCGAGCCGGTGCAGTGGAGCACCGGTCAGCCGGCGGCTACGGCCGACGCAGTGATCTGGGCGATCGGCAAGGTGCGGCCCAACACCTCCTGGCTGCCCCCGGAGCTGCTCGACGACGACGGCTTCATCAAGGTCACCCCGGAGCTGCGGGTGTGCGGCCACGAACGGGTCTTCGCCATCGGCGATGTCGCGGCCACCGACCCGCTGCGGGCCTCGGCACGGGCTCGGGCCGACGGGATGCTGGCGCACAACATCCGCGCCGAACTCGAGGGCGGCACGCTCAAGACCTACCGGGCGCCCCGGCGGCGCTGGGGATCGGTGGTCGGCATCCAGCCCGACGGCCTGGAGGTGTTCGCCCCCAACGGGCGCAAGTTCCGGTTCCCGGCCTGGTCGATCGACCGGCTGCTGATGCCGCTGATCGTG